Proteins encoded in a region of the Sulfurimonas marina genome:
- a CDS encoding NAD(P)/FAD-dependent oxidoreductase: MYDVAVIGAGINGCTTAYYLHKAGQNVVVFDQGGIASGGSGAAGAFLSPKFAKGGELKELINSSLDVALDFYTKNFSQHINHHNLLHIAKDEKDAQILKYFKEHTDIEILDNPPFIPDNEYIYTSKSALVDAQSMCEALIEGIELHQEEISSLELQEGVWNLNGRFKAKKVVIATGAYEHNFFTQPYQMLRGIWGHRIDIKTSTKNETSIHQFVSISAANNGVLSIGATHNVHYHPQRSKEPYNFEEGRAELLEKASRTLELQDVEVIKDYVGLRSGSFDYLPIVGEVVDVQQSLNTLGKKEFYQKKPDLSKAVAYENLYMINGSAGYGYVLAPYLAQTLVKNILEGESIPSSLNPARFFFRWAKGERKD; this comes from the coding sequence ATGTATGATGTTGCAGTTATTGGTGCAGGCATCAATGGCTGTACAACTGCATACTATCTTCATAAAGCGGGTCAAAACGTTGTTGTTTTTGATCAAGGTGGTATTGCATCGGGTGGCAGTGGAGCTGCCGGTGCATTTTTATCACCGAAATTCGCAAAAGGTGGGGAGTTAAAAGAACTAATAAACTCTTCGCTTGATGTTGCACTTGATTTCTACACAAAAAACTTCTCTCAGCATATAAACCATCATAATCTTTTACATATTGCCAAAGATGAAAAAGATGCCCAAATTCTCAAATATTTTAAAGAACATACTGATATAGAAATTCTAGATAATCCCCCATTTATACCTGATAATGAGTATATATATACCTCAAAAAGTGCTCTTGTTGACGCACAAAGTATGTGTGAAGCATTAATAGAAGGGATAGAATTACATCAAGAGGAGATTAGCTCTTTAGAGTTGCAAGAGGGTGTATGGAATTTAAACGGTAGATTTAAAGCTAAAAAGGTGGTGATAGCAACCGGTGCCTATGAACATAACTTTTTTACACAGCCGTATCAGATGCTTCGAGGTATCTGGGGGCATCGCATAGATATAAAAACCTCTACAAAAAACGAGACTTCTATCCATCAGTTTGTCTCTATATCAGCGGCAAATAACGGCGTGTTGTCTATCGGTGCGACACACAATGTACATTACCATCCCCAAAGAAGTAAAGAGCCTTATAACTTTGAAGAGGGAAGAGCAGAACTGCTTGAAAAAGCTTCCAGAACTTTAGAGCTTCAGGATGTAGAGGTGATCAAAGATTACGTGGGGCTTCGCAGCGGGAGTTTTGACTATCTTCCGATCGTGGGAGAAGTTGTAGATGTCCAGCAGTCTCTAAACACTTTAGGTAAAAAAGAGTTCTATCAAAAAAAGCCTGATCTCTCTAAAGCAGTTGCATATGAAAATCTTTATATGATTAACGGGAGTGCAGGGTACGGATATGTACTAGCCCCTTATCTAGCACAAACACTAGTAAAAAATATTTTAGAGGGGGAGAGTATTCCATCTTCGTTAAATCCTGCGAGATTTTTTTTCAGATGGGCAAAGGGTGAGAGAAAAGATTAA
- a CDS encoding alpha/beta hydrolase — MIYIAFILFTLFILFFVLYQWQYFLIFSPTYIKERRLCEQCEPLEIVTDDGISLEGVVYEPKEFKETLLFFAGRSHDSVALIQKLQATYPKSRIITFNYRSYGRNKGSVTEKNMLEDALHIAKIVQKNYGDFYLLGFSIGSSLCAYIASKMKVKGVFLVGAFDSIPLIAKIKFNCSIPEMFIKYKFPTIEFVQNIESDTYIFLSQDDDITYIENGRNLSKSVKNLTFYKEYENLSHKELLWDEEVVGYINGVVNR; from the coding sequence ATGATTTATATAGCATTTATCCTCTTTACACTTTTTATCCTCTTTTTTGTATTGTATCAGTGGCAATATTTTCTGATATTCTCCCCTACATATATAAAAGAGAGACGTTTATGTGAGCAGTGTGAGCCTTTAGAGATTGTAACAGATGACGGTATCTCTTTAGAGGGTGTAGTTTATGAACCTAAAGAGTTTAAAGAAACACTTCTCTTTTTTGCAGGGAGAAGTCATGACAGTGTAGCACTTATTCAAAAGCTTCAGGCCACTTATCCAAAAAGCAGAATTATCACTTTTAATTACCGTTCTTACGGTAGAAACAAAGGAAGCGTTACTGAGAAAAATATGCTTGAAGATGCTTTGCATATTGCAAAAATAGTACAAAAAAACTATGGAGATTTTTACCTTTTGGGATTCTCCATCGGCTCATCACTCTGTGCTTATATTGCTTCGAAAATGAAAGTAAAAGGGGTGTTTTTAGTCGGAGCTTTTGATTCTATTCCTCTAATTGCAAAGATAAAATTTAACTGCTCAATTCCGGAGATGTTTATAAAGTATAAATTTCCTACAATAGAGTTTGTGCAAAATATTGAGAGTGATACCTACATCTTTTTAAGTCAGGATGACGATATTACATATATAGAAAATGGACGCAACTTATCTAAAAGTGTCAAAAATCTCACTTTTTACAAAGAGTATGAAAACCTTTCTCACAAAGAGTTGTTATGGGATGAAGAGGTTGTCGGCTATATTAACGGGGTTGTAAACAGATGA
- a CDS encoding ElyC/SanA/YdcF family protein — MSLLFFSYPPFANFLVSGLENQYPKCEYRDEIKYIHVLGNGHTTDKSQPISSQITNDGTKRVLEGVILHRNIPDSKIIFTGFAGRTDTPNAIMNAKLAFALGVDENSTIVNPQPEDTREEAKFTKTVVGEKPFVLVTSASHMPRAMMLFESLGMHPVAAPTAFYKDDDISWLKAPSAHAFLFQHLQCMSMSAFFMQRLKQFFHKLYVVRFLEVDKVEKLT; from the coding sequence TTGAGTCTCCTATTTTTTTCCTATCCTCCGTTTGCAAATTTTTTAGTAAGCGGTTTGGAAAACCAGTATCCGAAGTGTGAGTATAGAGATGAAATCAAGTATATCCATGTTCTTGGAAACGGACATACTACCGATAAATCGCAGCCTATATCTTCTCAAATTACAAATGACGGGACAAAGAGAGTTTTAGAGGGGGTGATTCTGCATAGAAACATTCCTGATTCCAAGATCATTTTTACAGGGTTTGCAGGACGGACAGACACGCCAAATGCGATTATGAATGCAAAACTTGCTTTTGCTTTGGGTGTAGATGAAAACTCTACGATCGTAAATCCTCAACCTGAAGATACAAGAGAAGAAGCAAAGTTTACAAAAACAGTAGTAGGGGAGAAACCTTTTGTGCTTGTAACATCGGCATCACATATGCCGCGTGCTATGATGCTGTTTGAATCACTCGGTATGCATCCTGTAGCTGCACCTACAGCTTTTTATAAAGATGACGACATCAGTTGGCTAAAAGCACCGAGTGCTCATGCATTTTTGTTTCAACACTTGCAATGCATGAGTATGTCGGCATTCTTTATGCAAAGATTAAAGCAGTTTTTTCATAAGCTCTATGTGGTAAGATTCCTGGAAGTTGATAAAGTCGAAAAACTTACTTAG
- a CDS encoding iron-binding protein — MNKTYQKKHELWLGILFASFAINDETIKSHLYDFSQIAFRHMKWLGDDILENNDNYNYDREWQLIKHNSVFEVLNTLKEQIKEAQTLYPASILGERLKTDDDYLLEYIEQLLAVNENNQAITAFNMKREWENLDQSSIDALTMFLFEESYKEYELILVYAYMQTRTNNALHFNVFQDLVDESHFHLKSFGNMMARLGILALPRQLHELTYIVKDLEKFVHDGIAEEEAAKEMCKELSDAIKDEKLSKFFDFINFQESYHIELMKKLL; from the coding sequence ATGAATAAAACATATCAAAAGAAACATGAACTCTGGCTCGGCATTTTATTTGCCTCTTTTGCGATCAACGATGAAACAATAAAGTCACACCTATATGACTTTTCCCAAATAGCATTTCGCCATATGAAATGGCTCGGAGACGACATCTTAGAAAACAACGATAACTACAACTACGATCGTGAATGGCAACTTATTAAGCACAATTCTGTATTTGAAGTTCTAAACACCCTTAAAGAGCAAATAAAAGAGGCACAAACACTCTACCCTGCTTCGATCTTGGGTGAACGTCTCAAAACTGATGATGATTACCTTTTAGAATATATTGAACAACTCCTGGCTGTTAATGAGAACAATCAGGCCATCACAGCCTTTAATATGAAAAGGGAATGGGAAAATCTTGATCAGTCAAGTATTGATGCTTTAACGATGTTTTTGTTTGAAGAGTCATATAAAGAATATGAGCTTATTTTAGTCTATGCCTATATGCAGACACGAACAAACAATGCTCTACATTTTAACGTGTTTCAAGACCTGGTAGATGAATCACACTTTCATCTCAAATCTTTTGGAAACATGATGGCTCGTCTTGGTATCTTAGCACTTCCAAGACAACTTCATGAACTAACTTATATCGTAAAAGATCTAGAGAAGTTTGTTCACGACGGTATAGCTGAAGAGGAAGCTGCAAAAGAGATGTGTAAAGAGTTAAGCGATGCTATTAAAGATGAAAAACTAAGTAAGTTTTTCGACTTTATCAACTTCCAGGAATCTTACCACATAGAGCTTATGAAAAAACTGCTTTAA
- a CDS encoding iron-sulfur cluster assembly scaffold protein encodes MFENVKMPEGVNPETLEHLMDPKNYGKLDDADGVGVALDEKTKEYVIFYTKLDGETITDVRFATNGCQDTVVIGSMYSEMIKTNDIEYANRAIQKMNEKLGKMSQQQQTCANLVFTAFMASIKNYENRLNGADEELHVFKMKESCEVTEEETENE; translated from the coding sequence ATGTTTGAAAATGTAAAGATGCCAGAAGGTGTAAACCCTGAAACGCTGGAACATTTAATGGACCCGAAAAACTACGGAAAACTTGATGATGCAGACGGTGTCGGTGTAGCACTTGATGAAAAAACAAAAGAGTATGTAATCTTCTATACAAAGCTTGATGGAGAGACTATCACTGATGTACGTTTTGCAACAAACGGATGCCAAGATACGGTTGTAATCGGTTCAATGTATTCAGAGATGATAAAAACAAATGATATCGAGTATGCAAACAGAGCAATTCAAAAGATGAATGAAAAACTCGGGAAGATGTCCCAACAGCAACAAACATGTGCCAACCTTGTATTTACTGCATTTATGGCTTCGATAAAAAACTATGAAAACAGACTTAACGGTGCAGATGAAGAGCTGCATGTGTTTAAAATGAAAGAGAGTTGTGAGGTTACTGAAGAGGAAACTGAAAATGAATAA
- the truA gene encoding tRNA pseudouridine(38-40) synthase TruA — MRVAVVLSYNGTHFLGSQIQKSSQNTIFGQLENVLKQLGITSKTVASGRTDKGVHASYQVAHFDLPPFWDDLTKLKQVLNEMLPKTIHVKRIFQVADDFHARYGAKSRVYRYVIKVGESNPFENDFITFVNEVNFNTLQQKIKLFIGQHDFKNFMKTGSDTKSSVREIYKAFAYKHQDLIILYFEANGFLRTQIRFMAGALLDLSAQQIKEKLDGSKDHRLKPAPANGLYLAKVKY, encoded by the coding sequence ATGCGTGTAGCTGTAGTACTTTCATATAACGGGACCCACTTTCTGGGTTCACAGATCCAAAAAAGTTCTCAAAATACTATTTTTGGACAGCTAGAAAATGTGCTAAAACAGCTGGGAATCACTTCTAAAACTGTTGCAAGCGGGAGAACAGACAAAGGTGTACATGCTTCTTACCAGGTAGCACACTTTGATCTACCCCCTTTTTGGGATGATCTTACAAAACTCAAACAAGTACTTAATGAGATGCTTCCAAAAACTATACACGTAAAACGTATCTTCCAAGTTGCAGATGATTTTCATGCCCGCTATGGAGCAAAATCGAGAGTTTACAGATACGTAATCAAAGTGGGAGAATCCAATCCGTTTGAGAATGACTTTATCACCTTTGTTAATGAAGTAAACTTCAATACACTCCAACAAAAGATCAAACTTTTTATCGGTCAACATGACTTTAAAAACTTTATGAAAACAGGAAGTGACACAAAAAGCAGTGTAAGAGAGATATATAAAGCGTTTGCATACAAACATCAGGACCTTATTATCCTCTACTTTGAAGCAAACGGTTTTTTACGTACACAAATCCGCTTTATGGCGGGTGCACTTCTAGACTTGAGCGCACAACAGATCAAAGAGAAGCTTGACGGTAGCAAAGATCATAGACTCAAACCGGCACCTGCAAACGGTTTGTACTTGGCTAAAGTGAAATACTAA